In the Candidatus Cloacimonas acidaminovorans str. Evry genome, one interval contains:
- a CDS encoding T9SS type A sorting domain-containing protein, which yields MKRIILLLSLFLLFYGLNAQFSNSALTPTLLAGGAGEQVIPKIAICNNGNMYLARFDNLNGSYEVWMQYLDSSGNHLWQNPRGILVSNFPQMTWLTEWDLDVDSSGNAWLTFQDIRTAGVNNIMLYKVDSDGNILLSPNGIALSNDISADFSNLSPILLCHSSGDVYVAWQRNALTTEIHLQRISPSGEFLWGTNGLTFAGDAISFTWPQLLDSGDGNLLLKYYIDSGPFWAPNRQIFVTKLSPQGTTIWDVAINNASGLPAWEQIIPFVSDGNGGAVLAWYDDRYNDMINEVYMARVNSGGTVTTSENGTLISTDTFNQQYYPKLAVDTVNEKVFAWYRTTDPDQNNIGLARQLMDYSGNRLWGDTGVQIIAQGNSYSDPVAAYFYQDTAYGIYSLAVNPGDSYNEHLKVNAVKSDQSSPWSADIFLDSVGNPKLHFDLDVANAGWCVLAYEEGVNYDIYAMRLNPDGTLGGAYYPAPQFLNGFVDAQGTVHLGWQAPSITPDNYFVYVDEELYTTLPAETTSCSISDLTPGTYSFYVCAFYSPDHISSPSNMITLTIIPNAVEDENQNPAFLQLEVKPNPIRNSFTISYFQDKSPAKLVVYNIRGQKVCEQTFSGGANGIVSQNLNLNLPNGVYLLQLNSHNQSRQKKVTIIK from the coding sequence CTTTTAGCAGGAGGTGCTGGAGAGCAGGTTATCCCCAAAATTGCTATTTGTAATAATGGCAATATGTATCTTGCCCGTTTTGACAATTTAAACGGCAGTTATGAGGTCTGGATGCAATATTTGGATTCCTCAGGCAATCATTTATGGCAAAATCCCCGGGGCATTTTGGTCAGCAACTTTCCGCAAATGACTTGGTTAACCGAATGGGATTTGGATGTGGATAGTTCCGGAAATGCCTGGCTTACTTTTCAGGATATTCGCACTGCCGGAGTTAACAATATAATGCTTTATAAAGTGGATAGTGATGGCAATATTTTGCTTTCTCCAAATGGCATAGCTCTTTCCAACGATATTAGCGCTGATTTCAGTAATCTAAGTCCAATTCTTCTCTGTCATTCCAGTGGAGATGTTTATGTTGCCTGGCAGAGAAATGCTCTTACTACGGAAATCCATCTGCAAAGGATATCCCCAAGCGGAGAGTTTTTATGGGGAACAAATGGCCTCACTTTTGCCGGTGATGCCATTAGTTTTACCTGGCCCCAATTGCTGGATTCCGGAGATGGCAACTTATTGCTGAAATATTATATAGACAGCGGACCTTTTTGGGCTCCCAACCGTCAGATTTTTGTAACCAAACTTTCTCCGCAGGGAACAACTATTTGGGATGTAGCTATCAATAATGCAAGTGGCTTACCTGCCTGGGAACAGATTATTCCATTTGTGTCTGATGGTAATGGAGGAGCAGTTCTTGCCTGGTATGATGATCGTTATAATGATATGATCAATGAGGTCTATATGGCAAGAGTTAATTCCGGTGGAACTGTTACTACATCTGAAAACGGAACTCTTATTTCCACAGATACTTTCAATCAGCAATATTATCCTAAGTTGGCAGTGGACACAGTTAATGAAAAGGTTTTTGCCTGGTATCGCACTACCGATCCTGATCAGAACAATATAGGCCTTGCCAGACAGCTTATGGATTATTCGGGAAATCGTCTTTGGGGAGATACTGGAGTACAGATAATTGCTCAAGGGAATTCTTATTCCGATCCTGTTGCAGCTTATTTTTATCAGGATACCGCTTATGGTATTTATTCTTTGGCTGTTAACCCGGGAGACAGCTACAATGAGCACTTGAAAGTTAATGCTGTAAAAAGTGATCAAAGCAGTCCCTGGAGTGCTGATATTTTTCTTGATTCCGTGGGAAATCCCAAACTGCATTTTGATTTGGATGTTGCTAATGCCGGCTGGTGTGTTCTGGCTTATGAGGAAGGCGTTAACTATGATATTTATGCAATGCGCTTAAATCCGGATGGAACTTTGGGAGGTGCTTATTATCCTGCTCCTCAATTTCTGAATGGCTTTGTAGATGCTCAAGGAACCGTTCATTTAGGTTGGCAGGCACCATCAATTACTCCAGATAATTATTTTGTTTATGTGGATGAAGAGCTGTATACAACTTTACCTGCAGAAACAACTTCCTGCAGTATTTCCGATTTAACACCGGGAACTTATTCTTTTTATGTGTGTGCGTTTTATTCTCCCGACCACATATCTTCTCCTTCCAATATGATCACTTTAACCATTATACCTAATGCAGTTGAAGATGAGAACCAAAATCCTGCTTTTCTGCAACTGGAAGTGAAACCCAATCCTATTCGTAATAGTTTTACTATCAGTTATTTTCAGGATAAGTCACCTGCCAAACTTGTTGTTTATAACATCCGGGGACAAAAGGTCTGTGAACAAACCTTTTCCGGTGGTGCTAATGGCATTGTCTCTCAGAACTTAAACCTGAATTTACCTAACGGAGTTTATTTATTACAATTGAATTCCCACAATCAAAGCAGGCAGAAAAAAGTTACCATCATCAAATAG